The window GGCTCAGTTCAAGCTTACCTTTAGATCACCACAAATCAAAGTTTTTGATGTCGATCTGAAGCAAGTCAATATACAAGTGAATAATCAGAATCCATTATTCAATACGTACATCAAAATTGACGATATTAAAAATGGATTTTATGATGTGCAGGATTTTCAGTTAATAAATGTGACCAGACAGGACACCTTATTATTCCGGACTGAATTTACTAGTGAAGACCAGCAAGACGACAAGTACAACCTTAGCTTTTACCACACGATTAATGATGAGAACAAGTCAGTAGTTGGTATACGCAAGAGCGATTTAAAATATCAAGGTAAAAAGTGGGTGATCAATCCATCAAATGAGGACGTGAAATTAGTATTTGATAATGATTTTCAAGAATTTCAGCTGGATACCTTGCGAGCACAGCACCTAAATGAACGCATTAGCATCGCTGGTCTAGTGAAAGGTAAAGACACTAAAGATGTCAATTTAAAATTTGACGGAGTGCGTATTTCTAGTTTGACCAAACCTATCGACAGTTTGAAAATGAGAGGTCGTATAGATGGGGAGCTTAAACTAGAACAAATCAATGGGAATTATGCGCCCACTAGTGATTTTTCCATCAATGACTTTGAGGTCAATAATACTCCCTTAGGAGATTTTGCGATGAAGGTCAAGGGTAATGAAGATTTAAGTATCTATGATGTGAATGCCCAATTGAAAAACGATCTGCAACGTACCTTTATAGCTAATGGTACGATTAACACGAGTGGTGAATTTTCTACTATAGATGTCACGGCAGATTTTGATGAGTTTAATTTGGTTTCATTGAGTCCGTTAGGAGGAATAGTCATAGATCAGATCAGAGGCTATGCCACTGGTAACGCTAGAGCCACAGGACGACTCACCGAGCCACAAATTGCGGGTCAGCTCCAGTTAAGAGAAGCGGGACTGCGAGTTCCTTATTTGAATACAGATTTTGATTTTCAAGAAAATGCGATAGTAGATATCACTAGCAACAGTTTTGATTTTGGTGAAATTCTATTGACGGATACTAAGTACAACACGACAGGTGAACTTTCAGGGCAGATCCAGCATAAGAATTTTGGTTTCTGGGAGTTAGACCTGACCTTAGAATCTGATCGTCTATTAGTGTTGGATACAGAACTAACTGAAGAAGCCTTGTATTACGGTACCGCATTTATCGATGGTCAAGCCACCATTACCGGACCTACTGATGAACTTTTTATTGATGTGGTTGCAACCACAGGCGACGGGACCATTTTTAAAATCCCAATTGACGATGGAGAATCTTTAGGAGACACATCGGCTATTTACTTTTTAAGTCCAGAAGAAAAAGAAGCACGACTTTCAGGACAGGAAACTGAAATTAAAGAAATTTCTGGACTGGAGCTGCGATTTGATCTAGAGGTAACACCTACAGCAACAGTTGAAATAACGGTAGATCCTACTAACGGCAGTTACTTGAGAGGTAGTGGCTATGGAAACTTATTACTAGAAATCAATACACTAGGAAAATTTGTAATGAACGGTGATTTTATCGTTACCGAAGGTATTTACAACTTTAAGTACGCAGGACTGGTAAACAAAGAATTCATTATTGAACCGGGCGGAACAGTAGACTGGAATGGTGACCCGACAGATGCAAATATCGATGTGAGCGCCACATATGCAACGCGTGCAAACCCATCCGTTTTACTGGACAATCCCAACTTAAACGCTCAAATACCTGTTGAGGTAATCACTAGACTTGAAGGGAATTTGAGTTTCTTCGATCCAGAATTTGAGATCGCATTTCCTAATGCGAATAGCGTTGTAAAGTCAGAGTTGCAATACCGTCTTGAGGATAAGTCACAGCGACAACTACAAGCCTTATCTCTGGTGACAGCCGGATCATTCTATAACCCGAACAGTATAGGTCAAAATGCCGTGACTGGGAATCTAGTGGAAAGCCTTTCTGGTATCGTAAATGATATTGTAAGTAGTGGGGACAGCCGTCTTGATTTTGGAGTAACCTATGAAGCATCAGAGCGCAACCCAAATTCAGATATTCAGAGGTCCGATCGATTTGGGATTACCTTGACCACTCAAATCAGCGATCGTGTATTCATTAATGGAAAGCTGGGAGTTCCTGTAGGAAGCACCACCACTTCAGAACGGGCGATAATTGGGAATGTAGAAATCCAATTCCTTTTAAATAAAACCGGTTCACTCACCTTAAAAATATTCAATCGGGAAAATGCGTTACAACAAATAGGACAGCAAGAAGGGTACGATCAAGGTGTAGGATTACAGTACAGTATCGACTTCAACAGCATTCAAGAATTATATCAAAAGCTTTTTTACAAGACCATCACTAAATCGCCCCAACTTCAGAAAAAAGAAACGGAAGATGAATATGATGCTACAGATGAAATTAATAACGGGTAAACATTAGCGCAATACCAATGTTTTGATGACCTCTTTACCTAAGTGTTTATTAAGGTTGTCTACAATCTTACTGCGCCCGTAAGAGAGCTCCTGCCGCAATACAGAGGATGATAAGTCAATAAACAACTTCTCACCAGTAAATTTAATTTGAGTGGTATAACTCATCACTCCTGGCCCCATCACTTCCTTCCAGGCATCGTTGACATCTACCTTTAAGAATCCTTGATTCAGCTTGTTTTGCGCCTTGAAATCACTCAGGGCATCACTCATGTTTAGAAAGTCTTCTTTTTTATTATTGCGCATCAGGATCGTAAGATTTGTAGTTGTAAATAGTTCCGTCTTCGTGAATCAAGATTAATTCGTCCTCCGTAGCTTTTTTTAAGGTTTGAGAATAAGAATTTTCGCCATCAGCAAACTTGAGAACCAGCTGATTTTCATCATTTACCCAGACAAATTTCACGGCATCACCGTAAGATATGAATCGTCCATCATAAGTAGGGCTTACACGACTTTTAGTGCCACTAGTGCCTTCCACATTAAAAAAGTCCATATGATTCGTAAATGGAAATTCTTTCTCGCTGCCGTCTGGCTTTTCTACTGTGTCAATACTCCAGTAGCCTTGAAGGTGTTCTAATTTCTTTTTGTTGCTTTGATCGTCACAACTCACTGTCATTAGGACTATGAAAAGTATCCAGGCATATCTCATAATTCAAACATTTTATAGGATTGGTTGACATTTTTGATCACCGCTTCAGTCCTGTCGCGATGTGTGTCACTGATGAATAGTTGACCGAATTGCTCATTATTTACCATACCTATCAATTGGGATACACGGTCTTCATCCAGTTTGTCAAAGATGTCATCCAGCAATAGAATAGGGACTGTTCCACTTTTACTCTTTATAAATTCAAACTGTGCCAGTTTTAAGGCTGTTAAAAAACTTTTTTGTTGTCCCTGGCTGCCGTATTTCTTGACAGGATGACCGTCCAGTGTAAATATCAGATCATCCTTATGTGTTCCAGCACTGGTATATTGTAGCTGTAAATCCTTTTGCTGGGCTGCGTTAAAAACTTGCGTAGGATCAGCATCGTTAAAGTCAGACTTGTATTCAATAGCTACCGTTTCTTCCGCACTGCGGGAAATCTGGGTATAAAAATCCTTGAAGATAGGAGTGAAGCTTTCTAAAAATTCTACACGTATGCGATGGATGAAAGTTCCCAGCCGGACCATTTGCTCATCATAAACAGTCAGTGCATCGCTGTCAAACTTACGATTGGCCGCAAAGTATTTGAGCAAGGCATTGCGCTGTTGCAGCAACTTGTTGTAATGAATCAGACTGGTCAGATAACTACTATTTTCTAATGAAATAACACCATCCAAAAATTTACGACGCGTCTCGCTACCTTCAATAATCAAGTCGCGATCTGCAGGAGAGATAATGACCAACGGTAGCAACCCTATGTGATCACTGATCTTGTCATAAATTTTCCCGTTGCGCTTCACGATACGTTTGTTCCCTCGTTTAGCACTAACCACTACATTTTCTTCCTTTTCTGCTTTTTCAAATTTCCCATTGATCACAAAAAAATCAGCTTCGTGATTGATATTTTGTAGGGTTACAGGATTAAAATTGCTTTTAGCAAAGGAAAGGTGGTAAATGGCGTCCAGCACGTTCGTTTTCCCTTTCCCATTTTTGCCTACAAAGCAATTGATCTTCTCATCCATCTCAAAATCGGCGCTTTCGAAGCTTTTGTAATTGATAAGGCTGAGAGATTTGAGATGCATGAAAAATTGGGTATCTATTTGATTGTATGGAAGTTGTGTTTATTTCGCTTTCGCGAAAGCGAACTAGCTAGACCAACATTGCTACTACAGCAAATTTAAGGTTTGCCAGCTAGAAGATTAAGTAGCAGCACATTTTTTAATATAGATAAAAATGATATTTTTGCGCGTTCAATAAATTTGATAATGGCCGCATACAATAAACGAGGTTACAAGCCTAAAACGAAGAAAGAAAAAGAAGTCATCGAGGAAAACGAGTCAGCTACAGCTGAGGTGTTTACAACTCTTGACGAAGGTGCTGGAAAAACGGAGGAGTGGGTTGAGAAAAATCAAAACATAATTCTTTATACAGTAATTGCTATTGCGGTAATCGCTTTGGGAATATGGGCGTACACTGAGTTTGTGTTAGAGCCTAAAGGTGAGGAAGCCTTACAAGAATCTGTTCAAGCTGATGAATTTTATCAAATGGCAGTAAATGCAACAGGTGAAGAGCAAGATTCTTTATTTAATCTAGCCCTAGAAGGTGGCGAGGGAAAATACGGTCTTCTTAAAATTGCAGACGAATATTCAGGGACTGAAGCTGGTAATATTGCTAATTACCAAATAGGTATGGCGTACCTTAATCTAGGTGGTGCTAATTATCAGAAGGCTATTGATTATTTGACTGCTTATGATGGTGATGGATCTGTCATGGAAGCTTATGCAAATGCTGGGATAGGTGATGCTCTAGTTCAAGTAGGTCAAGAAGCAGATGCTATTTCATACTATAATAAGGCAGCAGATATTGTTCCTAATGAATTTACAACTCCTAAATACCTATTGAAAGCAGCACAAGCTTCTCTTAATACGGGAGACTATAGCGCGGCGATCAAGAACCTTGAGCGTATTGAAGAAGAATATCCTGAAGCTGCAGAAGCCCAAACGGCTCAAATTCTTCTAGGTCAAGCAGAAGCTGCGGCTAACTAGTCATGGCAACAGCAGGGAAAGATTTATCTGCCTATGACAAGGAGGCATTACCAGACGCTTCTGGAATGCGTATAGGAATCGTTGTTGCAGAATGGAACGATGATATTACCGAAAACTTATTTAAAGGCGCCCAATCCACTCTTGTGGATTGTGGTGTTTCTAGCGATCACATATTTAGATACAATGTACCAGGTTCTTTTGAACTCATATATGGTTGTCGCAAGATGCAGGAAAGCACATTTTCTATTGCAGGAAAGCGTAAGAAACAAGAGCTGGATGCCGTGATCGCTATAGGTAGCGTGATACGTGGCGAAACGGCTCACTTTGATTTTGTATGTCAAGGAGTAACTAATGGGATCAAAGACTTAAATCTAAATAAAACTAGAATCCCAGTCATCTTTTGTGTATTGACAGATGATACCCACGCGCAATCAGTAGCACGTAGTGGTGGTATTCACGGGAACAAAGGGTCTGAAGCGGCCATCGCAGCAATTAAGATGGCGGCTTTGAAGGAAATGTAAAGCCTTCTTTTTCACACTTTATAATTACCGATTGTTTATCAAAGTTTGAGACGACCTCACAGCTTTGCAGCTATGCGGGAACATCTCCCATAACCATAGAGTCTTTCTGGCAATAGCCTGAGAGGCAAGGTGAGAATCAACAGGGCTGATAAAACAAAGAAAGCTAAGGGTTAAAAGACCCATCTTATCCCGCAATTCTAGAAAAAAATATTGCTGTTTCAAATTGTTAAGCCAGTCCGAGGTAAAAGCTTAAAATCCCTAGTGTGTTAAAAAAGCCATGTATCATGATCAGCAACCATAAATCGTATTTGCGCACATAGAAAATCACGGATAAGATTGCTCCGATAATTACTACAACTAGTTGACCTGTAATTCCTTGCTGCATGTGCATGTAACCGAAAAAACCGCAAATTATTAGAATGTTAATAATCAGGCTGATGGTACTGTCTCCAAAGAATTTGATGAAGTGTCGCATTAGATAGCCTCGAAAAATAATTTCTTCTCCAAATCCTGCAGTAGCCCAAACTATTAATAAATAAAGAATCGTGACTTCAAGATTTCCTTCTAAATGATTCATGCTAGAGTAATCTATGGGAACTCCTGTAAGCATCTCGATTCCAGGTACCACTGCAAAGACATAAAAAATAAAAAGTCCCAGTGCAATTAACGGTGCACGCAAAAGGAGATTTTTTACATTAAAATTTATACGTTTAAATCCAAGCGCTGAAAACGGCTTTCCTTTGTATTCAATATAATTGGCTATAATAATAATGATAGAGAGAATTATATTTTCAAAAGGCGTCCTGGTAAGTGGCCCGAAGTACATGAAACAAATTATGGAAAGGGTGACTAATGGGATTACTATTTGGCGTAAGTTCATTTTTTCTATTTTAAATTCGGAAACGAATTAATGAACTAAACAGTTGAAAACCCTAGGAATGATCAAGGTTTTGACTGAATGGTAGTAAATTGATTACTGGATAGTCGTTAATTATTAATTTATTTTTTTTGAAACCAGGCCATAAATGCATTTCGTTTATAACGGCTGATGCTGATTTCGGCAATTTTATCATTCTCAATTGATGGTTTCAATGCAATCCGTAACTTGCCGTTGGCAATCTTTTCAATTTGGTCTACTGCATCTTTGTGAATGATAACTTGACGGTTGACTCTAAAAAATAATTGGTCGTTTATTTTTTCTTCGAGTTCATTCAATGTAAAATCTGTGGTCACCGTAGTGCCATCATTTTGAACAGCATACACAATTTTATTTTCGCTGTAGAAACATGCGATACTTTTGTATGTTAGCTTGGTTATTTTTGCACCACTTTCAATAGTGATTTCTTGATCTTTTAAAGATAGCTTATATAAATTGTAAATATCTAGGCAGTAGGCTAATGCAATTAGAATAGTACTTAGCAATAATGTAATCAGCAATCCAATCAATAAATAATAGAATTCAGTTTCTGCACGCGCAATTTTATTTAAGATTATACTTAAAGGGATATACATGACAGTGATATACCCAAGAGTAGAGATCATGTACCACATAATGGATGCAACTTCCACTTTCTTAGAGAAATACTTTTTTCTGTAAAACTGAAAATTAAGCTCTGCTATGATTCCGATAAGTATGCACAGGGCAATAGTGGATAGAAATCCTTCTTTAGGGAATCTATAGAATTCTGCATCTGGGAAACTCTCAGGGGTTGACAAATGATTGACGACTAAAGAGAAAACTGTAAAGACAAGTAATTTCTGAAACCAACTCCATAGAAAACCTTGGCTACGTTTTGCTGATACTGATTTTAATGTCGTCTTGATGTTTTGTGAAGCATCCATTAAGTAATAATTCTCTTAGAATATAGAACGATGTGTTCCTACCATGTCAATTAACCGGATTTATAATCTTAAAGCTACTTTAAATTTGCTGATTTTACCTGAGTAAACGCTTATTCAGTTTACTTATAAGAATAGCACAAATTTCACGCGATTACGCTTTCGCGAAAGCGAACTATTTTTTTGTTCTATGCATTTTTAAGAGACTTATGAGCTGTGAGAATTGTGTGATAATTCACCTAAAAACTTCAGGAAACTGATGTGTCATTCTTTGCCTTCCACCAGCGGTACAATTGGTAGAAACCTAGTACGATCAATAGTACCGAAAAGAAAACCTGATACGTCGCCATGTCTTCCTCGCCTGTGAAATAATCATAGGTCTTCCATGAACCGATTCCTATAAAGGCGAGGGCTAAAACAAAATTGTAATTGGCTTTAGTAGAATCACTCATTGTCAGATTCCTTTTTTTGTGTAAGTACGGTGTAACCTACAAAGAGTCCATACACGATAAAGGCTCCCGCAAGAATGAGCTGCCAGGTAGGCATATCTGCTTGTTCAGTATAATACATAAAGAACCGGTACGCGCCAAATCCAATAAATAATAAGGCGAAAATCCCTCCTAATAAAGGATTACGTTGTTGTGCAGCCATGGGTATTAATTTAATACCGCCAAGATAAAAAAAAACGCCCCTTTAATGGGGCGTTTTCCAACTTAAACTAACTATTACAATGAAAGCACTAGGCGTTAAAGTAATTACTATTCCAGATGCTGGTATTAAAGTTTTTGCCGGCGGCAAAGGAATAATACAACACCATACTGGCTATGGATTTAAAGGTGAAAAAGAATATTAACACAAACTGTACACCGCTGGTCTCTTTAGAGAATAAACCATTAGGGACTGCATATGCCGCAATTAAACTCACTAACAGGGTACATAAAATAAGATTCTCAAATGATTTGAAAGGCCAGGCCCATGCTTTTCTAAAAAAGTTCAAATCATTACCCCATTTGTGGATCAAATAAAAATACCCGTTTCCTATGGGAGCAAAGAGTAGGGGATCATCTGCATTCTCTAACTTGAACATTTTAGATGGTGCCACAATTTTAAAACCTCTCAGCGTCATTTCGTGATCTTTCTCCAATTGCTTGATTTTATTCAGCGCTTCTTGTGGGATCTCGTTCTTAAAGTATTTGGTATCTAAAAATCGCAACCGGTAGTCTACACAAATATCACGAATTTGATCCACGTGATATATCCTATCGGTCTCCAGTAAATCAATGTTGAAAGGATTGCGAGGTGTTGGCTTTTGAGGGCTTTTCATCCTTGCAATGATGGCATCTTCTTTACGATCATCTTCCGTAAGAATAGCTGAAACTTGTTCTAGGATATCAGTATCCTTAAAGGCTTTCTTGCGTGCTTTTTGCAACTGGTGCTCGATGTTCGTCCTGCTCAACATAAGATTGGATTTAGGATATGAAGATGGAAATTTAATTCAAAATATCTTCCTTATGTCCTTTATGTCGAGCAGCTAGCAAGAACCTATCAGTCTAGCAAAAATATTTTTCACCAATAGCTGTAGTCTAGCGATTGAATTATCTCAATACAGCTCCCGCCTGCTTTTCTAGTTGCGCCTGTAGTTTGCCCATGACTTTATCAATTTGCTTATCTGTCAAAGTTTTTTCTGGATCCTGCAATACAAAGCTCAATGCATAGGATTTTTTGTCCTCAGGAAGCTCTTTACCTTCATAGACATCAAACAAATCGACGGACTTTAGCAACTGGCGTTCTGTTTGAAAAGCAATATTCTGCAGTTCTTTAAAGGGTGTTTTCTTATCTATTAATAAGGCTAGATCACGATGCACTGCTGGTGATTTTGAAATAGAGGAAACGGATTGATGCTCCTTGCGTATTAATTTAACGATCTCGCTCCAGTATAAATTTGCATAATACACTGGCTCATCAATATCAAAAGCTCTGGCAATTTTTTTCTTAACTATTCCTAGATCTACTAATTTGCTACCGCTATTTAAGGCAAGGCCTTCACTCAAGAAATCAAGTTTAGACTCTTTTTCATTTAAATTTTGTATTCCCAATCGGTTCAATACCGCTACTACCGCTCCTTTTAAAAAGAAAAAATCTGCATCTTGTTGTGTGGAGTTCCATGATTTTCCCTGAAGTTTTCCAACCGTTAGGATGGAAAGATGCTTCTGCTCCGTACGAGTGCCTTTTTGATATTCGTGGTAGGTGTTCCCGAATTCAAAGAACTTCAAGTTGTTCTGTTTGCGGTTCAAATTGTAGGCCACAGCCTCTAGACCGCCGTACAATAAACTTTGTCGCAAGACAGATAAGTCATTGCTAAGTGGGTTGAGGATCTTGACCTCATTTTTAGAAGAAATCTGTTCGGTAAATTGGTGGTACTTATCTGAGGTCAGGCTGTTCGCCATCATTTCAGTAAATCCTTGACCTATCAATTGCTGCGCAACAATATTCTCTAATTTGTAATTGTCCAGTTTAGAACTGGTCGCGATCGTAGCATTGAGCTTAGTAGAAGTTTCG of the Nonlabens marinus S1-08 genome contains:
- a CDS encoding translocation/assembly module TamB domain-containing protein, translating into MLLGLFIILVIAFSFPSVQTATAHYLTDYLNDTYDVDIAIDKVAITYSGEVEVGASRALDHHQDTIISFNNLSTSILSFSELISSAPVFGDVKIDQLYLNMRRYEGEESDNLNIFLKKFASESSSQQPFTLNTGEILLTDAHIRIVDENANHPELFEAKNLNMIANDFRIDGNELFADIQKSNFVMYNGAISENNDDQGFVVKQLQADFYYSPVQIKAQELYLETAGSYLQGNLQLDYGEGDFADFVEKVKWTFGIEKASIATNELDMFYDEFVKNESISISGNMTGTLNEFEVQNLSAQALGDLNIEGDVRFKNLIKNIDNFYLEGNFKTLQVSNTDLRAFLPNVLGNQLPASLNQLGTVTAQGFASVSRDRIVSKLSATSRQGFLDTDLTLTEIRSGFIGYSGNIKAANFNIGGITKTPNLGRTSLNLNVDGRGFDPNNARLRLTGDISRLSYNGYNYRNIRVNGDLRKPVFNGKVVVKDPNLQMEFDGLVDISQEINTYDFKASIVYADLKATNIFTRDSTAILKGDVVIDMNGTNINDAAGTIKFADASYQNDNDTYFFEDFVIESTFEDDVRLITINSPDIIEGEVRGQFKIEEIPELFKNAIGNVYTNYKSNQITQDQYLDYEFKIYDKIVDLFFPDIALGENTILKGQVASNEAQFKLTFRSPQIKVFDVDLKQVNIQVNNQNPLFNTYIKIDDIKNGFYDVQDFQLINVTRQDTLLFRTEFTSEDQQDDKYNLSFYHTINDENKSVVGIRKSDLKYQGKKWVINPSNEDVKLVFDNDFQEFQLDTLRAQHLNERISIAGLVKGKDTKDVNLKFDGVRISSLTKPIDSLKMRGRIDGELKLEQINGNYAPTSDFSINDFEVNNTPLGDFAMKVKGNEDLSIYDVNAQLKNDLQRTFIANGTINTSGEFSTIDVTADFDEFNLVSLSPLGGIVIDQIRGYATGNARATGRLTEPQIAGQLQLREAGLRVPYLNTDFDFQENAIVDITSNSFDFGEILLTDTKYNTTGELSGQIQHKNFGFWELDLTLESDRLLVLDTELTEEALYYGTAFIDGQATITGPTDELFIDVVATTGDGTIFKIPIDDGESLGDTSAIYFLSPEEKEARLSGQETEIKEISGLELRFDLEVTPTATVEITVDPTNGSYLRGSGYGNLLLEINTLGKFVMNGDFIVTEGIYNFKYAGLVNKEFIIEPGGTVDWNGDPTDANIDVSATYATRANPSVLLDNPNLNAQIPVEVITRLEGNLSFFDPEFEIAFPNANSVVKSELQYRLEDKSQRQLQALSLVTAGSFYNPNSIGQNAVTGNLVESLSGIVNDIVSSGDSRLDFGVTYEASERNPNSDIQRSDRFGITLTTQISDRVFINGKLGVPVGSTTTSERAIIGNVEIQFLLNKTGSLTLKIFNRENALQQIGQQEGYDQGVGLQYSIDFNSIQELYQKLFYKTITKSPQLQKKETEDEYDATDEINNG
- a CDS encoding DUF721 domain-containing protein is translated as MRNNKKEDFLNMSDALSDFKAQNKLNQGFLKVDVNDAWKEVMGPGVMSYTTQIKFTGEKLFIDLSSSVLRQELSYGRSKIVDNLNKHLGKEVIKTLVLR
- a CDS encoding lipocalin-like domain-containing protein, whose translation is MRYAWILFIVLMTVSCDDQSNKKKLEHLQGYWSIDTVEKPDGSEKEFPFTNHMDFFNVEGTSGTKSRVSPTYDGRFISYGDAVKFVWVNDENQLVLKFADGENSYSQTLKKATEDELILIHEDGTIYNYKSYDPDAQ
- the recF gene encoding DNA replication/repair protein RecF (All proteins in this family for which functions are known are DNA-binding proteins that assist the filamentation of RecA onto DNA for the initiation of recombination or recombinational repair.), translating into MHLKSLSLINYKSFESADFEMDEKINCFVGKNGKGKTNVLDAIYHLSFAKSNFNPVTLQNINHEADFFVINGKFEKAEKEENVVVSAKRGNKRIVKRNGKIYDKISDHIGLLPLVIISPADRDLIIEGSETRRKFLDGVISLENSSYLTSLIHYNKLLQQRNALLKYFAANRKFDSDALTVYDEQMVRLGTFIHRIRVEFLESFTPIFKDFYTQISRSAEETVAIEYKSDFNDADPTQVFNAAQQKDLQLQYTSAGTHKDDLIFTLDGHPVKKYGSQGQQKSFLTALKLAQFEFIKSKSGTVPILLLDDIFDKLDEDRVSQLIGMVNNEQFGQLFISDTHRDRTEAVIKNVNQSYKMFEL
- a CDS encoding tetratricopeptide repeat protein; this translates as MAAYNKRGYKPKTKKEKEVIEENESATAEVFTTLDEGAGKTEEWVEKNQNIILYTVIAIAVIALGIWAYTEFVLEPKGEEALQESVQADEFYQMAVNATGEEQDSLFNLALEGGEGKYGLLKIADEYSGTEAGNIANYQIGMAYLNLGGANYQKAIDYLTAYDGDGSVMEAYANAGIGDALVQVGQEADAISYYNKAADIVPNEFTTPKYLLKAAQASLNTGDYSAAIKNLERIEEEYPEAAEAQTAQILLGQAEAAAN
- the ribH gene encoding 6,7-dimethyl-8-ribityllumazine synthase, which gives rise to MATAGKDLSAYDKEALPDASGMRIGIVVAEWNDDITENLFKGAQSTLVDCGVSSDHIFRYNVPGSFELIYGCRKMQESTFSIAGKRKKQELDAVIAIGSVIRGETAHFDFVCQGVTNGIKDLNLNKTRIPVIFCVLTDDTHAQSVARSGGIHGNKGSEAAIAAIKMAALKEM
- a CDS encoding CPBP family intramembrane glutamic endopeptidase, yielding MNLRQIVIPLVTLSIICFMYFGPLTRTPFENIILSIIIIIANYIEYKGKPFSALGFKRINFNVKNLLLRAPLIALGLFIFYVFAVVPGIEMLTGVPIDYSSMNHLEGNLEVTILYLLIVWATAGFGEEIIFRGYLMRHFIKFFGDSTISLIINILIICGFFGYMHMQQGITGQLVVVIIGAILSVIFYVRKYDLWLLIMIHGFFNTLGILSFYLGLA
- a CDS encoding LytR/AlgR family response regulator transcription factor — protein: MDASQNIKTTLKSVSAKRSQGFLWSWFQKLLVFTVFSLVVNHLSTPESFPDAEFYRFPKEGFLSTIALCILIGIIAELNFQFYRKKYFSKKVEVASIMWYMISTLGYITVMYIPLSIILNKIARAETEFYYLLIGLLITLLLSTILIALAYCLDIYNLYKLSLKDQEITIESGAKITKLTYKSIACFYSENKIVYAVQNDGTTVTTDFTLNELEEKINDQLFFRVNRQVIIHKDAVDQIEKIANGKLRIALKPSIENDKIAEISISRYKRNAFMAWFQKK
- a CDS encoding membrane protein, with protein sequence MLSRTNIEHQLQKARKKAFKDTDILEQVSAILTEDDRKEDAIIARMKSPQKPTPRNPFNIDLLETDRIYHVDQIRDICVDYRLRFLDTKYFKNEIPQEALNKIKQLEKDHEMTLRGFKIVAPSKMFKLENADDPLLFAPIGNGYFYLIHKWGNDLNFFRKAWAWPFKSFENLILCTLLVSLIAAYAVPNGLFSKETSGVQFVLIFFFTFKSIASMVLYYSFAAGKNFNTSIWNSNYFNA